Proteins encoded by one window of Hafnia alvei:
- a CDS encoding HK97-gp10 family putative phage morphogenesis protein translates to MIDTNLDFSGLLDLSKDLEALSRAENRGVMRAATRAAATVFKDEAVKRAPKRTGKLARNIVVVTMRDRGGGIMSGVHVRGTNPSTGNSDNKMKASNRNNAFYWRFVELGTSKLPPAPFLRPAFDAKQEEATSAAFDKANEAIDKVLAK, encoded by the coding sequence ATGATTGACACCAATCTCGACTTTTCTGGGCTGCTCGATCTGTCGAAAGATCTCGAGGCTTTAAGTCGTGCGGAAAACCGCGGCGTTATGCGAGCGGCCACGCGTGCAGCGGCAACGGTATTTAAGGATGAAGCTGTTAAGCGAGCGCCCAAACGAACGGGAAAGTTAGCGCGCAACATCGTTGTTGTCACCATGCGCGATCGCGGCGGTGGCATTATGTCTGGCGTCCATGTTCGAGGAACAAACCCATCGACGGGCAACAGTGACAACAAAATGAAGGCCAGTAATAGAAATAATGCGTTTTACTGGCGTTTTGTTGAGCTTGGCACCTCAAAGCTGCCTCCTGCTCCATTTCTTCGTCCTGCCTTTGATGCCAAGCAGGAAGAAGCAACATCGGCAGCCTTTGATAAAGCGAATGAAGCGATCGATAAGGTGTTAGCGAAATGA
- a CDS encoding phage head closure protein, which translates to MEPGRFRHRITIQNFRTEEMPSGQEKEVWFDVATNVPAEVKGISGRELMVSGAEMAEASIRIWLRYRADISSASRILWSPKGQPQMAYGLAAPPIANDKFTRLELLCKGGVKP; encoded by the coding sequence ATGGAACCAGGGCGATTTCGTCATCGAATCACTATTCAGAATTTTAGAACTGAGGAAATGCCATCAGGCCAAGAAAAAGAGGTTTGGTTTGATGTCGCCACTAATGTTCCTGCTGAGGTTAAGGGTATTTCTGGGCGAGAGCTCATGGTTTCTGGTGCTGAGATGGCCGAGGCGAGCATTAGAATATGGCTGAGATATCGTGCTGATATCAGCAGCGCCAGTCGAATTTTGTGGTCACCCAAAGGACAGCCACAGATGGCTTATGGATTAGCTGCTCCCCCTATTGCTAACGATAAGTTTACTCGCTTAGAGCTGCTGTGTAAGGGAGGCGTTAAGCCATGA
- a CDS encoding head-tail connector protein — MAIDVLDVVPIEELRQHIEFDGDDRDAVIKRYAQSALDYCLRWCDEPRWKVASDLPSEVISAMLLYFCDAFEHRGSQTEVQLYTNERAGDLLFLVRNWRGSAEEETS; from the coding sequence ATGGCAATAGACGTTCTCGACGTTGTGCCTATTGAGGAACTGCGTCAGCACATTGAATTTGACGGCGATGACCGCGACGCTGTTATCAAACGTTACGCACAATCGGCGCTGGATTACTGCCTGCGCTGGTGTGATGAACCTCGCTGGAAAGTTGCTTCTGATCTGCCATCTGAAGTTATTAGTGCGATGCTTCTATATTTTTGTGATGCTTTTGAGCACCGAGGCTCACAAACGGAAGTTCAGCTTTATACCAACGAGCGGGCAGGGGATTTACTGTTTCTTGTTAGGAACTGGCGAGGTAGTGCCGAAGAGGAGACATCCTAA
- a CDS encoding phage major capsid protein, with product MSELAQIQKAIEDSQKNMQQLFDAQKTEIETTGRVSKQLQDDLSKVQEELKAAGTRLFDMEQKFASGPENPLEKKSFSERAAEELTKSWNGSKGHFEAQTFNKSLGSDDASAGSLIQPMQVPGIIMPGLRRLTIRDLLAQGRISSNSLEYVREELFTNNAASVAEKALKPESEITFSKQTANVKTVAHWIQASRQVMDDAPMLQSYVNNRLMYGLALEEERQLLNGDGSGDDLEGINNVATAYDTGLNVSDDTRADIIAHAIFQVTESEFSASGIVLNPRDWHSIALLKDNEGRYIFGGPQAFTQNIMWGLPVVPTRAQTQGTFTVGGFDMASQVWDRMDATIEVSREDRDNFVKNMLTILCEERLALAHYRPKALIKGTFAEQNS from the coding sequence ATGTCCGAATTAGCACAAATCCAAAAAGCGATTGAAGACTCTCAGAAAAACATGCAGCAGCTTTTCGACGCGCAGAAAACAGAGATCGAGACGACCGGTCGGGTTTCAAAGCAGTTGCAGGACGATCTGTCCAAAGTGCAGGAAGAGTTGAAAGCAGCAGGCACACGCTTGTTTGATATGGAGCAAAAGTTTGCCTCTGGTCCAGAAAATCCGCTTGAGAAAAAATCATTCTCCGAGCGCGCTGCTGAAGAGCTGACTAAATCGTGGAATGGCAGTAAAGGGCACTTTGAAGCGCAGACGTTTAACAAGTCATTGGGCAGTGATGATGCCTCTGCCGGCTCACTTATCCAGCCAATGCAGGTGCCGGGCATCATTATGCCGGGATTGCGCCGTTTGACTATTCGCGACTTGTTGGCGCAAGGCCGGATCTCCAGTAATTCATTGGAATATGTGCGTGAAGAGCTGTTTACCAATAATGCTGCCAGCGTAGCTGAAAAAGCGTTGAAGCCTGAATCTGAAATCACTTTCAGCAAACAGACGGCCAACGTAAAAACTGTTGCACATTGGATCCAAGCCTCTCGTCAGGTGATGGATGATGCGCCGATGCTGCAATCCTACGTCAACAACCGCCTGATGTACGGCCTTGCTCTGGAAGAGGAGCGCCAGTTGCTGAATGGTGATGGTAGTGGTGATGATTTGGAAGGTATCAACAATGTGGCCACCGCTTACGATACCGGTTTGAACGTGTCTGATGATACGCGCGCCGATATTATCGCGCATGCCATTTTCCAAGTGACCGAATCTGAGTTTAGCGCGTCCGGTATTGTGCTTAACCCACGTGACTGGCATTCCATTGCCCTGCTGAAAGATAACGAAGGGCGCTATATCTTCGGCGGTCCACAGGCGTTCACCCAGAACATCATGTGGGGGTTGCCGGTGGTTCCGACGCGTGCACAGACCCAAGGTACTTTCACCGTAGGCGGTTTTGATATGGCCTCTCAGGTGTGGGATCGCATGGATGCAACCATCGAAGTTAGCCGTGAAGACCGCGATAACTTTGTTAAAAACATGCTGACCATTCTGTGTGAAGAGCGATTAGCGCTGGCTCACTACCGTCCGAAGGCGCTGATCAAAGGCACTTTCGCAGAACAAAACAGCTAA
- a CDS encoding HK97 family phage prohead protease has translation MPDIKKTLSFEETEIKFTGDGSQGIFEGYASVFGNVDSDGDVILAGAFKNTLAQQTRKVAMFFNHRAWEIPVGKWEALQEDTKGLLVRGQLTPGHSGASDLKAAMLHGTVEGMSVGFSVTKDDYTLTSNGGRIFKNISALREISVCTFPANELAGVSAIKSINGIETIRDVENWLRDSVGLSKSQAVGFIAQFKSAVRSESENDENKSEISALIARINSFPQKLGK, from the coding sequence ATGCCAGATATTAAAAAAACGCTGTCTTTTGAAGAGACCGAAATCAAGTTCACCGGCGATGGCTCGCAGGGGATTTTTGAGGGATACGCCTCTGTTTTCGGCAATGTCGATTCTGATGGTGATGTGATCCTTGCTGGGGCATTCAAAAACACGCTAGCGCAGCAGACGCGTAAGGTGGCGATGTTTTTCAATCACCGCGCTTGGGAAATTCCTGTTGGAAAATGGGAGGCACTACAGGAAGACACGAAGGGTCTCCTTGTTCGCGGGCAACTGACACCGGGTCATAGTGGGGCGAGCGACTTAAAGGCCGCGATGCTACACGGCACCGTAGAGGGGATGTCCGTTGGTTTTTCTGTCACCAAAGACGATTACACCCTGACCTCCAACGGAGGGCGGATCTTTAAAAATATCAGCGCACTGAGAGAAATCAGTGTGTGCACTTTTCCGGCCAATGAGCTTGCTGGCGTATCAGCAATAAAAAGCATCAATGGCATTGAAACTATTCGTGATGTCGAAAACTGGCTGAGGGATTCAGTGGGTTTGAGCAAATCACAGGCAGTGGGGTTTATCGCCCAGTTTAAGTCGGCTGTTCGGAGTGAGTCCGAAAACGATGAAAACAAATCAGAAATCTCAGCGCTTATTGCGCGCATTAATTCATTCCCTCAAAAGTTAGGAAAATAA